A window from Apostichopus japonicus isolate 1M-3 chromosome 2, ASM3797524v1, whole genome shotgun sequence encodes these proteins:
- the LOC139977413 gene encoding protein FAM32A-like: MSDSPYQSAGGALKLKGVDVFSKKSKKKKKKNSAKAYLEQISNEPKVNTSTKTIPDNRTPAQKAFDHVKEKRQEERILEKAQKKHKDHVEEFNHKLDQLTEHFDIPKVSWTK, from the exons ATGTCAGATTCACCATACCAATCTGCTGGTGGAGCACTTAAGCTCAAAGGTGTCGACGTTTTTAGCAAAAA atcaaagaaaaagaagaagaagaattctGCTAAAGCCTACCTTGAGCAGATATCAAATGAGCCAAAAGTAAATACCAGTACAAAGACGATACCTGACAACAGAACACCAGCACAAAAGGCATTTGATCATGTGAAGGAAAAGAGA CAAGAGGAAAGAATCCTGGAAAAAGCacagaagaaacacaaagatCATGTTGAG GAATTCAACCATAAACTCGACCAACTGACAGAACATTTTGACATTCCTAAAGTCAGCTGGACAAAGTAG